In a genomic window of uncultured Flavobacterium sp.:
- a CDS encoding helix-turn-helix domain-containing protein, translated as MNVKIDLLVIVTVVSLFISLFLAFFLFAVKTKHKISNYLFAAFLILCAIDTSQTLFDLIIDKPSNFGMIRGLFAFLQIPVFYLYVLSVCYSDFKLKPKHLLHLLPFVIANAIMIPRFYAVDEASKINFIKNYQSMVEIQFNHILIHVQLIAYIIAVFMVLRKAKKLYLENCAGTSISSYNWLFQFTVVLTILYSVALLKNVFKFSDYPYISEWIKIGLLVFQLFIVCWYLFKALNNPGLFRSIDSKLKLVSDIVLEEKNKEESTVNEKEYSEELLKLQQYMAEEKPFLDPSLTIQDVSATIQIPVRDLSLLINHKLQQHFYDFVNTYRIEEAMEILKDSTKSKMTVLEILYEVGFNSKSSFNTAFKKHTGDTPTVYRKSA; from the coding sequence ATGAATGTTAAGATTGATTTATTGGTTATTGTAACTGTAGTTTCCTTGTTTATATCATTATTTCTTGCATTTTTTTTGTTTGCAGTTAAGACAAAGCATAAGATAAGTAATTATCTTTTTGCTGCTTTTTTAATATTATGCGCAATAGATACCAGTCAAACTTTATTTGATTTAATAATTGATAAACCTTCTAATTTTGGAATGATAAGAGGTTTGTTTGCTTTCTTGCAAATTCCTGTTTTTTATCTATATGTATTATCTGTTTGTTATTCGGATTTTAAGCTTAAGCCAAAACACTTATTGCATTTGCTTCCGTTTGTAATTGCAAATGCAATTATGATACCTCGTTTTTATGCCGTAGATGAAGCTTCTAAAATTAATTTTATTAAGAATTATCAAAGTATGGTTGAGATTCAGTTCAATCATATTCTTATACATGTTCAGCTAATTGCCTATATCATTGCTGTTTTTATGGTTTTAAGAAAAGCTAAGAAACTATATCTCGAAAATTGTGCAGGTACAAGTATTAGTTCTTATAATTGGTTGTTTCAGTTTACAGTTGTGCTAACTATTTTGTATTCCGTTGCTCTTTTAAAAAATGTTTTCAAGTTCTCTGATTATCCTTATATTTCTGAATGGATAAAAATTGGTCTTTTGGTATTTCAGCTATTTATAGTTTGTTGGTACTTATTTAAAGCATTAAATAATCCTGGTTTATTTCGAAGTATTGATTCAAAATTAAAACTGGTTTCGGATATTGTTTTAGAAGAAAAAAATAAAGAGGAATCAACTGTAAATGAAAAAGAATATTCTGAAGAGTTGTTGAAATTGCAGCAATATATGGCCGAAGAAAAACCATTTCTAGATCCTTCTTTAACAATTCAGGATGTTTCTGCAACTATCCAAATTCCTGTTCGTGATTTATCGCTTTTAATTAATCATAAACTACAGCAACATTTTTATGATTTTGTGAATACGTATCGTATCGAAGAAGCTATGGAAATTTTAAAAGATTCTACAAAAAGTAAGATGACAGTTTTAGAAATTTTATACGAAGTAGGTTTTAATTCGAAATCTTCTTTTAATACTGCTTTTAAAAAACATACCGGAGATACTCCAACTGTTTATCGAAAAAGTGCTTAA
- a CDS encoding UDP-2,3-diacylglucosamine diphosphatase — translation MKKVYFASDQHFGAPTPELSLPREQKFVAWLDVVKQDAEAIFLLGDLFDFWFEYKTVVPKGFVRVLGKLAELRDSGIPIYFFVGNHDLWMNDYFQTELNIPVYHDNKEFTFNGKTFLIGHGDGKGPGDKGYKRMKKVFTNPFSKWLFRWLHPDVGVSLAQYLSVKNKLISGDEDVKFLGEENEWLVLYAKRKLETKHYNYFIFGHRHLPMIIPVGEESKYVNLGDWIGYFTYGVFDGETFELQKFEQ, via the coding sequence ATGAAAAAAGTATATTTCGCTTCTGATCAGCATTTTGGAGCTCCAACTCCTGAATTGAGTTTGCCACGCGAACAAAAATTTGTAGCTTGGTTAGATGTTGTAAAACAAGATGCAGAAGCTATTTTTTTATTAGGAGATTTATTTGACTTTTGGTTCGAATACAAAACGGTTGTTCCTAAAGGATTTGTTCGTGTATTAGGAAAACTAGCAGAACTTCGTGATAGCGGAATTCCGATTTACTTTTTTGTGGGAAATCATGATTTATGGATGAATGATTATTTTCAAACCGAATTGAATATTCCTGTTTATCACGATAATAAAGAATTTACTTTTAACGGAAAAACGTTCCTAATTGGTCATGGCGACGGAAAAGGTCCTGGCGATAAAGGTTATAAAAGAATGAAAAAGGTATTTACAAATCCGTTTTCAAAATGGCTTTTCCGTTGGTTACATCCGGATGTTGGCGTGAGTTTAGCACAATATTTATCGGTTAAAAACAAACTGATTTCAGGCGACGAAGATGTAAAATTCTTAGGCGAAGAAAACGAATGGCTAGTTTTGTATGCAAAACGTAAACTCGAAACCAAACATTATAATTATTTCATTTTCGGACACCGCCATTTACCAATGATTATTCCTGTTGGAGAAGAATCTAAATATGTAAATCTGGGTGACTGGATTGGCTATTTTACCTATGGAGTTTTTGACGGAGAAACTTTTGAACTTCAAAAATTCGAACAATAA
- a CDS encoding GIY-YIG nuclease family protein, with amino-acid sequence MFFTYILYSNTINKYYVGSCQDIEQRLQDHLNSRSKYTKVAKDWELKYFETFLTRSEACQRELKIKKMKSRKYIENLIETKG; translated from the coding sequence ATGTTTTTTACTTATATTTTGTACTCAAATACGATTAATAAATACTATGTTGGTTCATGTCAAGATATTGAACAACGTTTACAAGATCATTTGAATAGCAGAAGTAAATATACTAAAGTAGCAAAAGATTGGGAATTAAAATATTTCGAAACTTTTCTTACTCGAAGCGAAGCTTGTCAACGGGAATTGAAAATCAAAAAAATGAAAAGCAGAAAATATATTGAAAATCTAATCGAGACAAAAGGCTAG
- the frr gene encoding ribosome recycling factor, whose amino-acid sequence MTEEIEFILDSTEESMNGSIAHLEKEFLNIRAGKASPAMLGSVFVDYYGSATPLSQVSKISVPDARTITLQPFEKNMLQVIEKAIMIANIGFNPMNNGDVIIISVPPLTEERRRDLAKQAKSEAEDAKIGVRNVRKDANTDIKKLEKEGTSEDICKSAEEEVQNLTNTYIKKIDELLAAKEAEIMKV is encoded by the coding sequence ATGACTGAAGAAATAGAATTTATATTAGATAGTACAGAAGAATCAATGAATGGTTCTATTGCGCATTTAGAGAAAGAATTCCTTAATATTCGTGCAGGAAAAGCTTCTCCGGCAATGTTAGGAAGTGTTTTTGTAGATTACTACGGTTCTGCAACACCACTTTCGCAAGTGTCAAAAATTAGCGTTCCTGATGCAAGAACAATTACTTTACAGCCTTTTGAAAAAAATATGCTGCAGGTTATTGAAAAAGCAATTATGATTGCAAACATTGGTTTTAACCCAATGAATAATGGTGATGTAATTATCATCAGCGTTCCGCCTTTGACAGAAGAACGTCGTAGAGATCTTGCTAAACAAGCAAAATCTGAGGCTGAAGATGCAAAAATTGGTGTTCGTAACGTACGTAAAGATGCAAATACTGACATTAAAAAATTAGAAAAAGAAGGAACTTCAGAAGATATCTGTAAATCTGCAGAAGAAGAAGTTCAGAACTTAACGAATACTTATATCAAAAAAATTGACGAATTGTTAGCAGCAAAAGAAGCTGAAATCATGAAAGTATAA
- a CDS encoding serine hydrolase domain-containing protein, giving the protein MKTTIYLLLLIVTVASAQTNKKTVSKERDYSFLTDSLNIDKQLEKYKLAGFSLVVFENYEIVYSNQFGVKSIDSKEKIDKNTAFSTASISKPITALLCFILEEKGLLNLGDPIGGYLKRWHLPKSKFTENNSPTWRQFLNHTAGTTQGGFADYYEGDTIPTIKQSLLGQIPRYDKEIEFLFTPGTGWSYSGGGYVIVQMALEDTFKKPIQELVKQYIFSPLGLKNTTMIQPNEKGFPTNVALVHDENEKVIRTGLPITPQVGPSGMWSTPTDLAKIAIEMQNALRNKNNKVISYDVAKKVTEVTALKDAVGGWSYGWQKSFGYNNYEWFICNGSNTGVGGSIFATMTDGNGFAFLTNGEKPNRFPVMASTQRKLLTLMDWNNKISNEEIQEIPASLKEKLIGTYDDFLYGQGVETKIVEKNNRLYVESMLLEHFKGKNDNELVYLKNGLFRIVDYPNLLKINFSNGKPSSVILIRGNMETEVQLNDKKEVTKS; this is encoded by the coding sequence ATGAAAACCACTATTTATTTATTACTTCTTATAGTAACCGTTGCAAGTGCTCAGACAAACAAAAAAACAGTATCAAAAGAAAGAGATTATAGCTTTCTAACGGACAGTTTAAATATTGATAAGCAACTAGAAAAATACAAACTTGCTGGATTTAGTCTTGTTGTTTTTGAAAACTACGAAATAGTCTATTCAAACCAATTTGGTGTTAAATCAATAGATTCAAAAGAGAAAATAGACAAGAATACTGCTTTTTCTACAGCTTCTATTTCAAAACCAATAACTGCGCTTCTTTGTTTTATACTTGAAGAAAAAGGATTGCTTAATTTAGGTGATCCGATAGGTGGTTATTTAAAACGCTGGCATTTGCCAAAGAGTAAATTTACCGAAAACAATAGTCCAACCTGGAGACAATTTCTTAATCATACGGCTGGTACAACTCAAGGCGGATTTGCAGATTACTACGAAGGTGATACAATCCCAACAATAAAACAAAGCCTTTTAGGGCAAATTCCGCGTTATGATAAAGAAATTGAATTTTTGTTCACGCCAGGAACAGGTTGGTCATATAGTGGTGGAGGTTATGTGATTGTTCAAATGGCATTAGAAGATACTTTTAAGAAGCCTATCCAGGAATTAGTAAAACAGTATATTTTTTCACCTCTTGGTTTAAAAAATACTACAATGATACAGCCAAATGAAAAAGGATTTCCAACAAATGTAGCGCTTGTTCACGATGAAAACGAAAAGGTTATTAGAACAGGTTTGCCAATCACGCCACAAGTTGGGCCATCAGGAATGTGGTCTACGCCAACTGATTTGGCTAAGATTGCTATTGAAATGCAAAATGCTTTGCGCAATAAAAACAATAAAGTGATTTCTTATGATGTTGCAAAAAAAGTAACAGAAGTAACGGCCTTAAAAGATGCTGTTGGCGGATGGAGTTACGGATGGCAAAAGTCTTTTGGTTACAATAATTACGAATGGTTTATATGCAATGGTTCAAATACAGGAGTTGGAGGAAGCATTTTTGCTACGATGACAGACGGAAACGGTTTTGCGTTTTTAACCAATGGCGAAAAACCGAATCGTTTTCCTGTAATGGCAAGCACTCAAAGAAAGCTTTTGACTTTAATGGACTGGAATAATAAGATATCTAATGAGGAAATTCAGGAAATCCCTGCAAGTCTAAAAGAAAAATTAATTGGGACTTATGATGATTTTCTTTATGGACAAGGAGTAGAAACTAAAATCGTAGAAAAGAATAATCGCCTTTATGTTGAATCGATGTTATTGGAACATTTTAAAGGGAAAAATGATAATGAGTTGGTGTATCTTAAAAACGGATTATTTAGAATTGTAGATTATCCAAACTTATTGAAAATCAATTTCAGTAACGGAAAACCAAGTTCTGTAATCTTGATAAGAGGTAATATGGAGACTGAAGTTCAACTTAATGATAAAAAAGAAGTTACAAAAAGCTAG
- a CDS encoding enoyl-CoA hydratase/isomerase family protein, with amino-acid sequence MSSENQNGSLQTTLNNAIATVQFGHPASNSFPRELLNRLTAEISLLSKKESVSVIVLQSEGSKVFCSGASFDELLAVENEEQGKEFFSGFAHLLNAMRSCSKIIIGRVQGKAVGGGVGIISACDYVLATPESAIKLSELAIGIGPFVIEPAVTRKIGKTAMTEMTLAAHEWKSANWALQNGLYASLHNAEELDIEVEKFAQKLSSYNPEALFEMKKIIWEGTEHWQSLLLERAAITGKLVLSDFSRNALTQFKK; translated from the coding sequence ATGAGTTCAGAAAATCAAAACGGTTCTTTACAAACCACTTTAAATAATGCAATTGCAACAGTACAATTTGGTCATCCGGCCAGTAATTCTTTTCCTCGCGAACTATTAAATCGCTTAACGGCAGAGATTAGTTTATTGAGTAAAAAAGAATCGGTTTCGGTTATTGTTTTGCAAAGCGAAGGTTCGAAAGTATTTTGTTCAGGTGCTTCTTTTGATGAACTTCTTGCAGTAGAAAATGAAGAACAAGGGAAAGAATTCTTCTCAGGATTTGCTCATTTGCTAAACGCAATGCGCTCTTGTTCTAAAATTATTATTGGTCGCGTTCAAGGTAAAGCTGTTGGCGGTGGAGTTGGTATTATTTCGGCTTGTGATTATGTTTTGGCTACGCCGGAAAGCGCTATAAAATTATCTGAATTAGCAATTGGAATTGGTCCGTTTGTAATTGAACCGGCTGTTACCCGAAAAATTGGAAAAACGGCAATGACCGAAATGACGCTTGCTGCACACGAATGGAAATCGGCAAACTGGGCGCTTCAAAACGGACTTTATGCATCGCTTCATAATGCAGAAGAATTGGATATTGAAGTCGAGAAATTCGCCCAAAAACTAAGTTCATACAATCCGGAAGCTTTATTCGAAATGAAAAAAATTATCTGGGAAGGAACAGAACATTGGCAATCGTTACTTCTTGAACGTGCTGCAATTACAGGAAAATTAGTTTTATCCGATTTCAGCAGAAATGCTTTGACACAATTTAAGAAGTAA
- a CDS encoding cytochrome c3 family protein — MKKTRILFAILVLAVFLSNCTNKSDEYIDPRGTDYAGSESCIDCHKTQYDMALQSSHFKATAPAILGNVLGDFDAKNHVFIYDKNTKLVMEQRNDSLYQVLYKNGKEVEAHRFEIVFGVKHAQTSVYWRENNTYELPVSYYNSINNWATSPGFPADKPYFDRMVMKDCYSCHASNISSRNVGQKSTEKNFMSMDVEDIIDRKTIVYGIDCERCHGPAKAHAEFHIKNPNVKVANSITSYKTLNRQQKLDACALCHAGNDGMKIKSRFDFKPGSVLSDFYRETRSITDTAKFDVHGNQFRLMSQSKCFVKSEKMDCITCHNPHENASKNLASYSKICMSCHQDFKHNETTLKTMSGSLLASNCVECHMPKQSSGAIKFQLSNTKQMSNYILRTHKIGIYPTNKK, encoded by the coding sequence ATGAAAAAAACACGCATTCTTTTTGCTATACTTGTTTTAGCAGTTTTTCTGTCAAATTGCACAAACAAATCTGATGAATATATTGATCCTCGCGGTACTGATTACGCAGGTTCTGAAAGTTGCATTGATTGTCATAAAACTCAATATGACATGGCTTTGCAAAGTTCTCATTTTAAAGCAACTGCTCCTGCAATTTTAGGGAATGTTCTGGGTGATTTTGATGCAAAAAATCATGTTTTTATCTATGATAAGAATACCAAATTGGTGATGGAGCAACGCAATGATAGTCTTTATCAGGTTTTGTATAAAAACGGAAAAGAAGTCGAAGCGCATCGTTTTGAGATCGTTTTTGGTGTTAAACATGCACAGACTTCAGTTTACTGGCGTGAGAATAATACTTATGAATTACCTGTTTCTTATTATAATTCTATAAATAATTGGGCAACAAGTCCTGGATTTCCTGCTGATAAACCTTATTTTGATCGAATGGTGATGAAGGATTGTTATTCTTGTCACGCTTCAAATATTAGCAGCCGAAATGTTGGACAGAAATCGACAGAAAAAAACTTCATGTCTATGGATGTTGAAGATATTATTGATCGTAAAACCATCGTTTACGGAATTGATTGCGAGCGTTGCCACGGTCCAGCGAAAGCGCATGCTGAATTTCATATTAAAAATCCAAACGTAAAAGTTGCAAATAGTATAACAAGTTATAAAACATTAAACCGACAACAAAAACTCGATGCGTGCGCGCTTTGTCACGCCGGAAATGACGGAATGAAAATAAAATCTCGTTTTGATTTTAAACCCGGAAGTGTTTTATCTGACTTTTACAGAGAAACTCGGAGTATTACCGATACAGCAAAATTTGATGTACACGGAAATCAATTTCGTTTGATGTCGCAAAGCAAATGTTTTGTCAAAAGTGAAAAAATGGATTGTATTACATGCCACAATCCGCATGAAAATGCTTCTAAGAATCTGGCTTCTTATTCTAAAATATGCATGAGTTGTCATCAGGATTTCAAGCACAATGAAACGACTTTAAAAACGATGTCAGGAAGTTTATTGGCTAGTAATTGCGTTGAATGTCATATGCCTAAACAATCATCTGGCGCAATTAAATTCCAGCTTTCGAACACGAAACAAATGTCGAATTATATCTTGAGAACACACAAAATTGGAATTTATCCAACGAATAAAAAGTAA
- a CDS encoding 6-carboxytetrahydropterin synthase, with protein MSNIRITKQFSFETGHALYGYDGKCKNVHGHSYKLSVTVIGSPIMDRSNVKFGMVIDFSDLKKIVKEEIVDQFDHATVFNETTPHIELANELKNRGHHVILVDYQPTSENMVVDFADRIIARLPKDISLFSLKLQETESSFAEWYASDNI; from the coding sequence ATGAGTAATATCAGAATTACAAAACAATTTAGTTTCGAAACCGGTCACGCCTTATATGGTTACGACGGAAAATGCAAAAACGTTCACGGCCACAGTTATAAATTGTCGGTTACCGTGATTGGTTCGCCAATTATGGATCGATCAAATGTAAAATTCGGAATGGTAATTGATTTTTCGGATCTAAAGAAAATTGTAAAAGAAGAAATCGTTGATCAGTTTGATCATGCAACGGTTTTTAACGAAACAACTCCGCATATCGAATTGGCAAATGAATTAAAAAATCGTGGCCATCACGTTATCTTAGTTGATTATCAGCCTACAAGCGAAAACATGGTTGTAGATTTTGCTGACAGAATCATTGCGCGTTTACCAAAAGATATTTCTCTTTTTTCACTAAAACTTCAGGAAACAGAATCTTCATTTGCAGAATGGTACGCATCTGATAATATCTAA
- a CDS encoding DUF5686 family protein, whose product MKLFCFLTLFFTLSIQAQFQINGIVTDSNNKPLPFATITTSDNINTITDVDGKFDFKIAEKTTTFAVSYIGFQTKIIAIIANKKFYAISLSQKTDDLKEVVVSNENPALTIIKKVIANKNKNNPQKRLNSFEYKTYNKLIVTANPDSIDGRIDSSAAYKDLNKKEINIDSSDYKFKEIISKQHLFQTEKVSQYQFGDHKLKETVLGTKIAGFKQPIYEIIAFNLQSISIYDSKYELFETKYENPISNSATSNYNYKLLDTVNIKGRETYMIYFKNKQKRRSSGLEGVLYIDQENFAVAKAVMRIKGVLDISGIHEFEYVPEEKIWFQSNTTFKIVKGKNDDDIKILGGTIQFDGDVEDNFEPRKKSASDFTYLLSESNNFDIHYNTTNPIKNPALYIEIKDDASKKPEEFWNTYRKESLDLKSQKTYLLLDSLSVKKRIEKRLGLGRKIINGYFPIGPVDLDLKKIISYNNYEGFRLGLGGITNDRFSKNFRIEGYSAYGTKDGEVKYSIGSGVLLDKSTNTWINGSYTDDVREIASTVFAVDKRVFKIYDPRPINISTFYQYSSWKANVQTKIIPKTEAILELSRTFVQPEFDYLFNLNGKLYSNYIMTTAMVSIVWAPFSDFMQTPTGRNESEKRFPRFTFQYTQSLPNVLENDFNFGKIDFKTEYEKKYLNGQKTSLLLQGGYAMGDVPITHLYNTMPNNLTKETVIQRITFAGRNSFETMYFNEFFSSQYIFFQIKHGFDRITIFKKVRPSLVLVTRMAWGNMENPQQHVGPTYKTLDKGFFESGIELNKIFKGFGLGGFYRYGPNQLLKFEDNIAVKISYVLDLGL is encoded by the coding sequence ATGAAACTATTTTGTTTTTTGACTTTGTTCTTCACGCTTAGCATTCAGGCGCAATTTCAAATAAACGGAATTGTAACAGATTCCAACAACAAGCCTCTTCCTTTTGCTACAATTACAACTTCAGACAACATTAACACAATTACAGATGTTGATGGAAAATTTGATTTTAAAATAGCCGAAAAAACAACCACTTTTGCTGTTTCATACATTGGTTTTCAAACTAAAATCATTGCCATTATAGCAAACAAAAAATTTTATGCCATCTCGCTTTCGCAAAAAACAGATGATTTAAAAGAAGTTGTTGTTTCTAATGAAAATCCTGCTTTGACCATTATAAAAAAGGTTATCGCCAATAAAAACAAAAACAATCCGCAAAAAAGGCTCAATAGTTTTGAATATAAAACCTATAACAAACTTATTGTAACTGCCAATCCGGATTCTATCGATGGCAGAATTGATTCTTCTGCAGCTTATAAAGATTTAAATAAAAAAGAAATCAACATCGATTCATCCGATTATAAGTTTAAAGAAATTATAAGCAAACAGCATTTATTTCAAACCGAAAAAGTTTCTCAATATCAATTTGGAGATCATAAACTCAAAGAAACTGTTCTGGGAACCAAAATTGCAGGTTTTAAACAGCCTATTTATGAAATCATAGCATTCAATTTGCAATCAATTTCTATTTATGATTCGAAATATGAATTGTTTGAAACCAAATACGAAAACCCGATTTCGAACAGCGCAACTTCAAATTACAATTATAAATTACTGGATACGGTAAACATAAAAGGTCGCGAGACTTATATGATTTACTTTAAAAACAAACAAAAAAGAAGATCATCAGGTTTAGAAGGTGTTTTGTATATCGATCAGGAAAATTTTGCTGTCGCCAAAGCTGTAATGCGAATAAAAGGCGTTCTGGACATTAGCGGAATTCATGAATTTGAATATGTTCCAGAAGAAAAAATCTGGTTTCAAAGCAACACGACTTTCAAAATCGTAAAAGGAAAGAATGATGATGATATTAAAATTTTAGGCGGAACTATTCAGTTTGATGGTGACGTTGAAGATAATTTTGAACCGAGAAAAAAATCGGCTTCTGATTTTACCTATTTACTTTCTGAAAGTAATAATTTCGACATTCATTACAACACAACCAATCCTATAAAAAATCCGGCGCTTTATATCGAAATAAAGGACGATGCGAGCAAAAAACCGGAAGAATTCTGGAATACTTATCGAAAAGAAAGTTTGGACTTAAAAAGCCAAAAAACATACTTATTATTAGACAGTCTTTCTGTTAAGAAAAGAATCGAAAAACGTTTAGGTCTCGGACGAAAAATTATCAACGGTTATTTCCCAATTGGACCTGTTGATTTGGATTTGAAAAAAATAATCAGTTATAATAATTACGAAGGTTTTCGTCTTGGTTTAGGCGGAATCACGAATGATCGTTTTTCTAAAAATTTCAGAATCGAAGGATATTCGGCTTACGGAACCAAAGATGGCGAAGTTAAATACAGTATAGGTTCCGGAGTTTTACTTGACAAAAGTACCAATACCTGGATAAACGGATCGTATACAGATGATGTTCGGGAGATTGCGAGTACCGTTTTTGCAGTTGATAAACGTGTCTTTAAAATTTACGATCCACGACCAATCAACATTAGTACTTTTTACCAATACAGTAGCTGGAAAGCGAATGTTCAGACTAAAATTATTCCGAAAACCGAAGCTATTTTAGAATTATCCCGAACTTTTGTTCAGCCCGAATTTGATTATCTTTTTAATCTAAACGGAAAATTATACTCCAACTATATCATGACTACGGCAATGGTTTCGATAGTTTGGGCGCCTTTTAGTGATTTCATGCAAACACCAACCGGAAGAAATGAATCTGAAAAAAGATTTCCTAGATTTACTTTTCAGTACACACAATCACTGCCAAATGTTCTGGAAAACGATTTTAACTTTGGCAAAATAGATTTCAAAACGGAGTATGAAAAAAAATATCTAAACGGTCAAAAAACCAGTTTACTTCTTCAAGGAGGTTACGCAATGGGCGATGTTCCAATTACGCACTTGTACAACACAATGCCGAATAACCTTACCAAAGAAACCGTTATTCAGCGTATTACTTTTGCAGGTAGAAACAGTTTTGAAACCATGTATTTTAATGAGTTTTTCTCAAGCCAATATATATTTTTCCAAATCAAACATGGCTTTGACCGAATTACAATATTCAAAAAAGTACGTCCATCTTTAGTTTTAGTAACCAGAATGGCGTGGGGAAATATGGAAAATCCGCAACAACATGTTGGACCAACGTACAAAACCCTAGACAAAGGTTTCTTTGAATCCGGAATTGAATTAAACAAGATTTTTAAAGGTTTTGGTCTCGGCGGATTTTATCGCTATGGTCCAAATCAACTCTTAAAATTTGAAGATAATATTGCTGTCAAAATATCTTATGTTCTTGATTTAGGATTGTAG